One part of the Stigmatopora argus isolate UIUO_Sarg chromosome 8, RoL_Sarg_1.0, whole genome shotgun sequence genome encodes these proteins:
- the LOC144078727 gene encoding cytochrome P450 2J2-like, whose protein sequence is MIFQTLLGYLDLSTWLLFTFLVLLLWDVVRYWRPATFPPGPSALPFLGNVFTGMDYKDLDKLAKEYGPVYSLRRGSERIVFVSGYRMFKEALVNQLDSFADRPQMPLFDGVFKGIGVGLSNGYPWKKHRKFTVSHLRYFGEGQRSLENHIRVECGYLCEAFKEEQGQPFNPQFTLTAAVGNVLASVLFGHRFEYNDGSFRRFLELDNEAIVLAGSTLAQLYNVFPSLIKRLPGSHQKVISNYREIEHFLMQEVQKHQEEWNPEQPRDFIDAYIAEIEKLKEDPQAGFNIGSLLVSTLDLLEAGTESGATTLRWAMVYMMHYPVIQKEVQAEIDRVIGQSRLPASTDRAEMHYTEAVIHETQRIANIVPLGFPKMASKEATLGGYIIPKGTTLVAHLGSVLQDKNEWETPDRFNPRHFLDSKNHFRRRDAFLPFSAGKRACLGEQLARMELFMFFTALLQRFTFTPVPGEMPDLVGVQGFTQSPQQFRFLAVPR, encoded by the exons ATgatttttcaaacacttttggGGTACCTGGACTTAAGCACTTGGCTGCTGTTTACGTTCCTGGTCCTGCTCTTGTGGGACGTGGTTCGATACTGGCGACCCGCAACTTTCCCGCCGGGACCCTCGGCCTTGCCTTTCCTGGGAAATGTTTTCACCGGAATGGATTACAAAGACTTGGACAAA ctaGCAAAGGAGTATGGTCCCGTGTACAGCTTGAGGCGAGGCTCCGAGAGGATCGTCTTCGTTTCGGGGTACCGCATGTTCAAAGAGGCCTTGGTCAACCAGCTGGACAGCTTCGCGGATCGTCCCCAAATGCCGCTCTTTGATGGCGTTTTTAAGGGCATCG GGGTGGGCTTGAGCAATGGTTACCCATGGAAAAAGCACCGCAAGTTCACCGTTAGCCACTTGCGCTATTTTGGAGAAGGTCAGCGGTCTTTGGAGAACCACATCCGAGTGGAATGCGGCTACCTGTGCGAGGCTTTCAAAGAAGAGCAAG GCCAGCCGTTCAACCCGCAGTTCACCCTCACCGCCGCCGTGGGCAACGTCCTGGCCTCGGTGCTGTTTGGCCACCGCTTCGAGTACAACGACGGGAGCTTCCGAAGGTTCCTGGAGTTGGACAACGAGGCCATCGTGCTGGCCGGTTCGACCCTGGCGCAG CTTTACAACGTCTTCCCCTCACTGATCAAGCGTCTGCCGGGTTCGCACCAGAAGGTCATTAGCAATTACAGGGAGATTGAGCATTTCCTGATGCAGGAAGTGCAAAAACATCAAGAGGAGTGGAACCCGGAGCAACCTCGAGACTTTATTGACGCCTACATTGCAGAGATAGAGAAG CTCAAAGAAGACCCCCAGGCCGGCTTCAACATCGGGAGCCTGCTCGTCTCCACTCTGGACCTCCTTGAGGCCGGGACGGAATCGGGGGCCACCACCTTGCGCTGGGCCATGGTCTACATGATGCACTACCCAGTGATCCAAA AGGAGGTCCAGGCGGAGATCGACCGGGTGATCGGCCAATCCCGCCTACCCGCCTCGACCGACAGAGCCGAAATGCACTACACCGAAGCCGTCATCCACGAGACGCAGAGGATCGCTAACATCGTACCGTTGGGATTCCCCAAAATGGCCAGTAAGGAGGCCACGCTTGGAGGTTACATCATTCCAAAG GGTACCACCTTAGTCGCCCATCTGGGATCCGTCCTCCAGGACAAAAACGAGTGGGAGACCCCGGACAGGTTCAACCCGCGACACTTCCTGGACTCGAAAAACCACTTCCGCAGAAGAGACGCCTTCCTGCCCTTTTCCGCAG GGAAACGGGCGTGTTTGGGCGAGCAATTGGCGCGCATGGAACTCTTCATGTTCTTCACGGCGCTCCTGCAACGCTTCACCTTCACCCCCGTACCCGGGGAGATGCCGGACCTGGTGGGGGTTCAAGGTTTCACGCAGTCCCCCCAGCAGTTTCGCTTCCTGGCCGTGCCACGCTGa
- the il23r gene encoding interleukin-23 receptor, whose translation MTPWRCFISLLLTGSALLFVSSQQFDNSQGRLSVGNPLPFLLGSDLMVSCHANSCERRSQVFLTVNGEGAWPQSRDGCSFAFKLLRVRRPESEVYCKLREDGLTTVIAWMKLAGGFPPDPPKNITCATTRRSPLVECQWWAGRHTHLPTSYNVTLSSGKATSFWSADGGKVVLPRAALEAEPRYWLAVNAHNRLGRSRSETFAVRLADIVIPQTPLITHIHFGNVSTPAAILHWDSPEDLSRLDASVRLRPHNFSSWEPKESKRLGRDQVQVGGLKPLTDYDFQIRACAAPVGNCSQWSEAATGRSPGKGPSQSLHAWRILSKRENGSLQDVTVLWKAPDPESYSGRVEGYQVVLGRGPTAREVNCAASLSRCSLQVPSELPALGVSVVASYGRSPWTSVPLNFSGEATPELQLALPAANSSAMLVTWEKARSSTSRNEVLYYVLEWSSLPKRKNQLKWIKVEPENNNASVAGMTAGVRYNVTIYAVSRRGVSSPSSILAYSGQLKPTAGPSVSVLVHRPTRLLIEWEDPRVEQQRGFITNYSVYFSTLNVHSREITVVVPAGVRRQAWLECPEGGVAIQMSASTLAGEGPRGNPISSRPTESTAGLTTLVSTMLAVAAFTVQLACWSCVRRRIKERWTLWAPDWLVVKLPKPENSQAIKFLEVGAENEPSFSSTSSDPPLSPISLVSDDDAYRPGPAFPHLLMSDVLFPEADADRGYKAQVAAAALPPVERSGWDRSSSVEVDSGSGQFSGNLLSSVELDSWSRHLDLDWSGDEWREAGERETGVKASLGGGYFPQCFTPNGGQEAK comes from the exons ATGACCCCGTGGAGATGCTTCATTTCGCTTCTCCTCACCG gaagTGCGCTGCTTTTTGTCAGTTCTCAGCAATTTGACAACAGCCAGGGACGTCTGAGCGTGGGGAACCCTTTGCCTTTTTTACTGGGTTCCGACCTGATGGTGTCCTGCCACGCCAATTCGTGTGAAAGGAG GTCCCAAGTTTTTTTGACGGTGAATGGCGAGGGGGCGTGGCCTCAAAGCCGAGACGGGTGCAGCTTCGCCTTCAAATTGCTCCGCGTTCGGCGACCCGAATCGGAAGTTTACTGTAAACTTCGAGAAGACGGACTGACCACCGTCATCGCCTGGATGAAGCTGGCCGGCGGAT TCCCCCCAGATCCACCCAAGAACATCACCTGTGCGACCACGCGGCGCTCCCCATTGGTGGAGTGCCAGTGGTGGGCGGGGCGACACACCCACCTGCCCACGTCCTACAACGTGACCCTCAGCAG CGGGAAGGCCACGTCGTTTTGGAGCGCGGACGGCGGCAAGGTGGTCCTGCCCCGAGCGGCGCTGGAGGCGGAGCCACGCTATTGGCTGGCGGTCAACGCCCACAACCGCCTGGGCCGATCGCGGTCGGAGACGTTCGCCGTGCGCCTCGCCGACATAG TCATCCCACAAACCCCCCTCATCACCCACATCCACTTCGGGAACGTCTCCACGCCGGCGGCCATTTTGCATTGGGACAGCCCCGAAGACCTATCGCGGCTCGACGCTTCCGTCAGACTCCGCCCCCACAACTTTTCCTCCTGG GAACCAAAAGAGTCCAAACGCCTGGGCCGGGACCAGGTCCAAGTGGGCGGTCTGAAGCCCCTGACGGACTACGACTTCCAAATAAGGGCATGCGCCGCCCCGGTTGGAAATTGCAGCCAATGGAGTGAGGCGGCGACCGGGAGAAGTCCTGGAAAAG GGCCGTCGCAGTCGCTGCACGCGTGGCGGATATTGAGCAAGCGTGAAAACGGATCGCTGCAGGATGTCACCGTTTTATGGAAG GCTCCCGATCCAGAGTCCTACAGTGGCCGGGTGGAGGGCTACCAGGTGGTCCTGGGCCGTGGTCCCACAGCACGGGAAGTAAATTGCGCCGCGTCGTTGAGCCGGTGCTCCCTTCAGGTGCCGTCCGAACTCCCGGCGCTTGGCGTCAGCGTGGTCGCCTCGTACGGGAGGTCGCCGTGGACCAGCGTGCCGCTCAATTTCTCGG GTGAGGCCACACCTGAGCTCCAGCTAGCGCTACCTGCGGCTAACAGCAGCGCTATGCTAGTCACCTGGGAGAAAGCAAGAAGTAGTACTTCCAGAAATGAAGTACTGTACTACGTACTAGAATGGAGTAGCCTGCCCAAAAGGAAAAATCAGCTAAAGTGGATCAAAGTTGAGCCGGAAAATAACAACGCAAGTGTCGCAG GTATGACTGCGGGCGTCCGGTATAACGTCACTATTTACGCCGTGAGCAGACGAGGTGTCAGTTCGCCGTCCTCCATCTTGGCCTACTCCGGACAACTCA AACCGACCGCCGGTCCAAGCGTGTCGGTGCTGGTCCACAGGCCCACCCGCCTCTTGATCGAGTGGGAGGACCCCAGGGTGGAGCAGCAGAGGGGCTTCATCACCAACTACAGCGTCTACTTCAGCACCCTCAACGTGCACAGCCGAGAAATCACAG TGGTGGTCCCAGCAGGGGTTCGCAGACAGGCGTGGCTGGAGTGTCCCGAGGGGGGCGTGGCCATCCAGATGTCGGCGTCCACCTTGGCCGGCGAAGGCCCACGCGGGAATCCCATCTCATCTCGGCCCACCGAATCCACGG cAGGACTGACCACCCTGGTGTCAACCATGCTAGCTGTGGCAGCCTTCACGGTCCAGCTAGCTTGTTGGAGCTGCGTCAGGAGAAg GATTAAAGAAAGATGGACATTGTGGGCTCCCGATTGGTTGGTGGTGAAGCTTCCCAAACCCGAAAATAGCCAAGCCATCAAATTTCTGGAG gtGGGCGCCGAGAACGAGCCGTCCTTCTCCAGCACCTCCAGCGACCCCCCGTTGTCCCCCATCAGCTTGGTTTCCGACGACGACGCTTACCGGCCCGGGCCCGCTTTCCCGCATCTCCTCATGAGCGACGTCCTTTTCCCGGAAGCCGACGCCGACCGGGGTTACAAAGCGCAAGTGGCCGCCGCCGCGCTCCCGCCGGTCGAACGGTCCGGTTGGGACCGGTCGAGCTCGGTGGAGGTGGACTCCGGTTCCGGACAATTCTCGGGGAACCTCCTGTCCAGCGTGGAACTGGACTCCTGGTCCCGTCATTTGGATCTGGACTGGAGCGGAGACGAATGGAGAGAAGCGGGAGAGCGTGAAACGGGGGTGAAGGCCTCGCTAGGCGGGGGCTACTTCCCACAATGCTTCACTCCGAACGGCGGGCAGGAAGCCAAATGA